The Desulfurobacterium pacificum genome contains the following window.
CCTGGTAAGGCTGGTAAGCCTGTTCCTGGCGTAATAGCTGATGTTGTTGATAAGGAAGGAAACCCGGTTGAGGATGATAAGGGTGGATTTTTGGTTGTTAAATACCCGTGGCCTTCTATGATGAGGACTATTTGGAAGAACCCAGAAAGGTATGAACAGTATTGGAATACTATTCCTAACTGCTATACAGCTGGTGACGTTGCTGTTAGAGATAAGGATGGTTATATAATGATCTTAGGAAGGGCAGATGACGTTATTAACGTTTCCGGTCATAGAATTGGAACTATGGAGGTTGAATCTGCTCTTGTTTCTCATCCTGCTGTTGCTGAAGCGGCAGTTATCGGTAAACCTGATCCTGTGAAGGGAGAAACTATAAAGGCATTTATTATTCTTAAGCAAGGGTATGAGCCTTCAGAAAAACTTGTTAACGACCTGAAGTATCACGTTAGAATGGAGCTTGGTGCGCTTGCTGTTCCTTCGGAAATTGAGTTTGTGGATAAGCTGCCCAAGACGAGAAGTGGAAAGATTATGAGAAGGGTTCTGAAAGCTAAGGAACTTGGTATGGATCCTGGTGATTTGTCTACGTTGGAAGATTAGTTTCGTTTTGTAGGATGTAGAGAAAGGGGGCGGATTTTCCGCCCCCTTTTTTATTTTGGCTTGAAAATTTATGGAATAAAAAAAGGGGGCAAACGCCCCCTTTAAATGTATGTTTGAATCTATTACTCGTGAGTAACGATAGAGTTTGGTGGTTCTGTAGCAAGAACTTTTTTCGGGTCGCCAAGCTTCTTGAGCATTTTGATTCTGTAGTTGTAGATATCCTGCATTTCTCTGATTTCTTGCTGGAGCTGGAATACACCGTGCCAGTGAGAGTAGTCTGGTCCACCCATTGCTGCACCTTGTCTGAATCTTCTTCCTTCGTGGTGCCAGAGGTAGTAGTAGAGCTTGAAGAATGGGTCGCTCCATACGTCAGATTTGATGAGACCTTTGGACTTGAGGTCTTTGAACATCTTCTGAGCGTATGCAACGTACTTGTTGTAAGTTTCAACGGCAGCATCAACTCTTTCAAAGTAGTTATTAGCAAATGTTTGAGAGTGACATGTTACGCATACTTGTTTCATTTCGTCTCTTCCAGCTTCGGCTCCACCTGGGTTACCTGCTACTGGGTTGCCTCTAATAGCTTTCTTCTCTTTCCACCATGTCCAACCAGCAGTTTCAGCTTTTCCATTTCTCTGTTTGCTAACAGGTGCCCAGAGGTTCCACTTAAGTCTTGCACTTACGTTATGAGTTGCTTTGAGACCGTTAATTCCACTTAAGTGGCATGTGAAACATGTTGGAGCTCTAAGCGTTTTACCTGGAATCTGCTTACCTGTGGAGAAGTCGTAAGCTTCTTCGTTTGTGTCAAAGATGTGTCCGTGAACGCTTGCTTCAAATACTTCTTTGTCTGGGTGGTCTGGACCGAGGTGACAGTTTGTACAAGCTGCTGGTTGTCTTGCTTCAGCAGCGGAGAACTTATGTCTGGAGTGACATGCACAACAGTTAGATACACCACCGTCTGGATAGAGTGTACCTATACCATCGTTAGGCCATGTTGTTGGGTCAGGTTGTCCGTTTCTGTCAAGTTTTACGTATCCGCCGTGACACTGGATACAGTTGTTTGCTACAACTAAATCTGCAATTTTAGGAGTCTTTTCGTTTGCTCTTGCTACAGGAAGGTCTTTTCTAATTCCCTTCATTAAAAACTTAGGGTCAAGTCCTAAAGAAGGATTGTATCCTTTGCAGGATTCGTATTCGTAAGCAAGTTTAATCATTAACTTACCGTGCTTGGATACGGTGTTAACCCACTGAGCAGCACCTCTGGAGTGTCCGGAGTTTAAGAACTCTGCTACTTCAAGTGGGTGACACTTAGCACAAGTTACGGAAGAAACAGCTGCTGCAACTGTCCAATTAGCTCCTTGGAGCTTATGCTTTTTGAAAGCAGTTGGATAGTCTTT
Protein-coding sequences here:
- a CDS encoding multiheme c-type cytochrome, translating into MRTSNVLKLAATFAALGFVASCGEQPAPAPQKQPAPTPEKTTQEKPKAETTTYRPKKENVPPAVKALLESNPYYKKLVSFKPSPAVSSKKCLSCHETETPGIVADWQHSMHAKAGVGCVDCHVVPKDYPTAFKKHKLQGANWTVAAAVSSVTCAKCHPLEVAEFLNSGHSRGAAQWVNTVSKHGKLMIKLAYEYESCKGYNPSLGLDPKFLMKGIRKDLPVARANEKTPKIADLVVANNCIQCHGGYVKLDRNGQPDPTTWPNDGIGTLYPDGGVSNCCACHSRHKFSAAEARQPAACTNCHLGPDHPDKEVFEASVHGHIFDTNEEAYDFSTGKQIPGKTLRAPTCFTCHLSGINGLKATHNVSARLKWNLWAPVSKQRNGKAETAGWTWWKEKKAIRGNPVAGNPGGAEAGRDEMKQVCVTCHSQTFANNYFERVDAAVETYNKYVAYAQKMFKDLKSKGLIKSDVWSDPFFKLYYYLWHHEGRRFRQGAAMGGPDYSHWHGVFQLQQEIREMQDIYNYRIKMLKKLGDPKKVLATEPPNSIVTHE